One window of the Runella slithyformis DSM 19594 genome contains the following:
- the rpoB gene encoding DNA-directed RNA polymerase subunit beta produces MVTKQPPRKNFARIKPVIDYPDFLDVQVRSYREFVNLDTASEERHKEGLYKVFQENFPISDSRENFVLEFVDYALDPPKYSVDECISRGLTYSVPLKAKLRLKCNDADNEDFETIEQEVFLGAIPYMTEKGSFVINGAERVIVSQLHRSPGVFFSMSKHTNGTKLYSARIIPFKGSWIEFSTDVNNVMYAYIDRKKKFPVTTLLRAIGFGSDKEILDLFELSEEIPATQASLKKAVGRRLAARVLRTWTEDFVDEDTGEVVSISRNEVLLERDSIVSADDLDVILDSGQKSIEVVSISRNEVLLERDSIVSADDLDVILDSGQKSIILHREDMNMADYNIIYNTLQKDSSNSEKEAVEQIYRQLRNAEAPDEQTAREVIQSLFFSDKRYDLGDVGRYRVNKKLQLDISMSTKVLTTQDIVSIVKYLIGLINAKAVVDDIDHLSNRRVRTVGEQLWAQFGVGLARMSRTIKERMNVRDNEDFKPIDLINARTLSSVINSFFGTNQLSQFMDQTNPLAEITHKRRMSALGPGGLSRERAGFEVRDVHYTHYGRLCTIETPEGPNIGLISSLCVYAKTNSMGFIETPYRVIDNGKLTNELVYLTAEEEDSRYIAQANAFVDDKGNFLIDKIKTRFEGDFPMVDPSQASLMDIAANQIVSVAASMIPFLEHDDANRALMGSNMQRQAVPLLRPQAPIVGTGLEGRVARDSRALVVATGNGVIEFVDATKIVVRYERTHEQRLVSFDSDVVTYNLVKFRRTNQDTCINLRPMVLKGQKVEKGDILSEGYATEAGELALGRNLLVAFMPWQGYNFEDAIVISERVVRDDIFTSIHIEEFDLEVRDTKRGEEELTAEIPNVSEEAVKNLDENGIVRIGTEVKEGDILIGKITPKGESDPTPEEKLLRAIFGDKAGDVKDASRKAPPSMKGVVVDTKLFSRPGRDERVKQKDELKVLMKAYSRDLTKLREVIIDKMVELLDGKTSAGVKHKFGEDIISKGVKFSRVNIINNVFPDKNPYRDEAGYVVAEEVNLLGDLIIEGWTEDPTTNKMLFEMVKNYQKRRNEIAGRFKRDRFTLEVGDELPAGIVKLAKVYIAKKRKLKVGDKMAGRHGNKGVVAKIVRDEDMPFLADGTPMDIVLNPLGVPSRMNIGQIYETILAWAGRRLGRKYATPIFDGATEDQVVAELNEAGIPAFGRTPLYDGQSGDMFDQNVTVGIMYMLKLGHLVDDKMHARSIGPYSLITQQPLGGKAQFGGQRFGEMEVWALEAFGASHILQEILTVKSDDVIGRAKAYEAIVKGENLPKPNIPESFNVLIHELRGLALEITMD; encoded by the coding sequence TTGGTAACCAAACAACCTCCACGTAAAAATTTCGCCCGGATCAAGCCTGTTATTGACTATCCGGACTTCCTGGATGTACAAGTTCGTTCTTATCGTGAATTCGTCAATTTAGACACAGCGTCTGAAGAGCGTCACAAAGAAGGCTTGTATAAGGTGTTTCAGGAAAACTTTCCTATTTCAGATTCCCGCGAAAACTTCGTACTTGAATTTGTAGACTATGCGCTTGATCCACCGAAATATTCGGTCGATGAGTGTATCTCGCGCGGGTTAACGTATTCTGTACCGTTGAAAGCCAAATTACGCCTTAAGTGTAATGATGCTGACAACGAAGATTTTGAAACCATTGAGCAGGAAGTGTTTTTGGGAGCTATCCCTTACATGACCGAAAAAGGCTCTTTCGTGATCAATGGTGCCGAGCGCGTCATTGTGTCGCAATTGCACCGTTCGCCGGGCGTGTTTTTCTCCATGAGCAAACACACCAACGGAACAAAACTGTATTCTGCCCGTATTATCCCGTTCAAAGGGTCATGGATCGAATTTTCAACCGACGTCAATAACGTAATGTATGCGTACATTGACCGGAAGAAAAAATTCCCCGTTACTACTCTCCTGCGCGCTATCGGCTTTGGCTCAGACAAAGAAATCCTTGATTTGTTTGAACTTTCGGAAGAAATTCCGGCCACTCAGGCAAGCTTGAAAAAAGCCGTTGGTCGTCGTTTGGCGGCAAGGGTTTTACGTACATGGACAGAAGACTTTGTGGATGAAGATACCGGTGAAGTGGTGTCTATCAGCCGTAACGAAGTATTATTGGAGCGCGATTCTATTGTATCAGCCGATGATTTGGATGTGATCCTTGACTCGGGGCAGAAATCTATTGAAGTGGTGTCTATCAGCCGTAACGAAGTATTATTGGAGCGCGATTCTATTGTATCAGCCGATGATTTGGATGTGATCCTTGACTCGGGGCAGAAATCTATTATTCTGCACCGTGAGGACATGAACATGGCGGATTACAACATTATCTATAATACGCTCCAAAAAGACAGTTCTAACTCAGAAAAAGAAGCGGTTGAGCAGATTTATCGCCAATTGCGTAACGCAGAAGCGCCTGACGAACAAACGGCCCGTGAAGTAATTCAAAGCCTTTTCTTCTCCGATAAGCGTTATGACTTGGGAGATGTAGGACGCTACCGGGTAAATAAAAAATTGCAACTGGATATTTCAATGTCAACCAAGGTGTTAACCACCCAAGATATTGTTTCCATTGTGAAATATTTGATCGGCCTTATCAACGCCAAAGCCGTCGTAGATGATATTGACCACTTGTCCAACCGCCGTGTTCGTACGGTGGGAGAGCAGCTATGGGCACAGTTTGGGGTAGGTTTAGCACGTATGTCCCGTACCATCAAAGAACGTATGAACGTTCGTGATAACGAGGACTTTAAACCCATTGACTTGATTAATGCCCGTACGTTATCGTCGGTTATTAACTCATTCTTTGGTACCAACCAGTTGTCTCAGTTCATGGACCAGACCAACCCTCTGGCAGAAATTACGCACAAGCGTCGTATGTCTGCACTGGGGCCTGGTGGTTTGAGCCGCGAACGTGCCGGTTTTGAGGTTCGTGACGTTCACTATACGCACTACGGACGTCTTTGTACGATTGAAACTCCGGAAGGTCCAAACATCGGATTGATTTCTTCTCTCTGCGTGTATGCCAAAACAAACAGCATGGGTTTTATCGAAACGCCTTACCGTGTGATTGATAACGGTAAATTGACCAATGAATTGGTATATCTGACGGCTGAAGAAGAAGATTCACGTTACATCGCGCAGGCTAATGCGTTTGTCGATGATAAAGGAAACTTCCTGATCGATAAAATCAAGACGCGTTTTGAAGGCGACTTCCCAATGGTAGACCCATCGCAGGCGTCACTGATGGATATTGCTGCCAACCAAATCGTATCGGTAGCGGCCTCTATGATTCCGTTCCTGGAACACGATGATGCTAACCGTGCCTTGATGGGTTCAAACATGCAACGTCAGGCTGTACCTCTCCTTCGTCCTCAGGCACCTATCGTAGGTACCGGTTTGGAAGGACGTGTGGCCCGTGACTCGCGTGCGTTGGTCGTGGCAACGGGAAATGGAGTGATCGAATTTGTGGACGCGACCAAAATCGTTGTTCGCTACGAACGTACACATGAGCAGCGTTTGGTAAGTTTTGACAGTGATGTTGTAACGTACAATTTGGTTAAATTCCGTCGTACCAACCAAGATACCTGTATCAACCTTCGTCCAATGGTGCTGAAAGGCCAAAAAGTGGAGAAAGGTGATATCTTGAGTGAAGGATATGCAACTGAAGCAGGCGAATTGGCATTAGGACGTAACCTCCTTGTAGCCTTCATGCCTTGGCAGGGGTACAACTTTGAGGATGCGATCGTAATCTCGGAAAGAGTGGTACGTGATGATATCTTTACTTCTATTCACATCGAAGAATTCGATTTGGAAGTACGGGATACCAAACGCGGTGAAGAAGAATTGACGGCTGAAATCCCGAACGTAAGTGAGGAGGCCGTTAAGAACCTTGACGAAAACGGTATCGTTCGTATCGGAACGGAAGTAAAAGAAGGGGATATTTTGATCGGCAAGATTACTCCTAAAGGAGAATCGGATCCAACTCCGGAAGAGAAACTGTTGCGTGCCATCTTTGGTGACAAAGCCGGTGATGTGAAAGATGCCTCGCGTAAAGCACCTCCATCCATGAAGGGTGTAGTAGTGGATACCAAACTTTTCTCTCGCCCGGGCCGTGATGAGCGCGTCAAGCAGAAAGATGAGTTGAAAGTATTAATGAAAGCGTACAGCCGCGATCTGACCAAACTTCGCGAAGTGATCATTGACAAAATGGTAGAACTTCTGGATGGTAAGACAAGTGCGGGTGTAAAACATAAATTCGGCGAAGATATCATCAGTAAAGGGGTGAAATTCAGCCGTGTGAACATCATCAATAACGTATTCCCTGACAAAAACCCTTACCGGGATGAAGCAGGATACGTGGTAGCGGAAGAAGTCAACCTATTGGGTGATCTGATCATCGAAGGTTGGACCGAAGATCCTACGACCAACAAGATGTTGTTTGAGATGGTGAAAAACTATCAAAAACGCCGCAACGAAATAGCCGGACGCTTTAAGCGCGACCGCTTTACGTTGGAAGTCGGTGATGAACTCCCTGCGGGTATCGTGAAGTTGGCCAAAGTATATATTGCCAAGAAGCGCAAGCTGAAAGTGGGTGATAAAATGGCCGGTCGTCACGGAAACAAAGGGGTTGTGGCAAAAATCGTTCGCGATGAAGACATGCCTTTCCTTGCCGACGGAACACCAATGGACATCGTACTGAACCCATTGGGGGTACCATCACGTATGAACATCGGTCAGATCTATGAAACCATTTTGGCGTGGGCCGGCAGAAGATTAGGTCGTAAATATGCGACACCGATCTTTGACGGAGCTACCGAAGACCAAGTGGTTGCCGAATTGAACGAAGCAGGCATTCCGGCATTTGGGCGTACGCCGCTGTACGATGGTCAATCCGGAGATATGTTTGACCAAAACGTAACGGTAGGTATCATGTACATGCTGAAACTGGGTCACTTAGTAGATGATAAAATGCACGCCCGTTCGATTGGGCCATACTCACTCATTACGCAGCAACCATTGGGTGGTAAAGCCCAGTTTGGGGGTCAGCGCTTTGGAGAAATGGAAGTGTGGGCACTCGAAGCCTTTGGAGCGTCGCATATTTTGCAGGAGATTTTGACAGTGAAATCAGATGACGTTATCGGACGTGCAAAAGCGTACGAAGCGATTGTGAAAGGTGAAAACCTTCCGAAACCGAACATTCCTGAGTCATTCAACGTATTGATTCACGAATTGCGCGGTCTCGCTCTCGAAATCACAATGGATTAA
- a CDS encoding glycoside hydrolase family 20 protein, with product MKRLLVFFTLCTLHVTLLQAQENTYNLIPFPAQFNGGEGAFTLNAQTKIVVGAKDVTLKPIAQSLATTLKTASTLMLPIVATMAPTAKNVIYIRQNKSLGLGTEGYKLIVSADRVTLDAATPQGAFYGLQTILQLLPTAVFSPAPVENVSWSMPVCQIQDKPRFVHRGLMLDVGRHFMPVSFIKKYIDLLAAHKMNVFHWHLTEDQGWRIEIKKYPKLTQVGSKRKETLVGQYSENYPQKFDGKENGGFYTQAEIKDVVKYAQSRYVTIIPEIEMPGHSSAALAAYPELGCEPSKNYQVATKWGVMNDVYCPTEKTFTFLQDVLTEVFALFPGKYIHIGGDEAPKEAWKQSAFCQELIKKLNLKDEHELQSYFIKRIEKFVNSKGRAIIGWDEILEGGIAPNATVMSWRGTQGGIEAAKQKHNVIMTPNTYYYLDYYQANPAKEPLAIGGYLPIEKVYEYDPGAGFTAEEQKYILGIQGNVWTEYMPNSAQVEYMTFPRATAIAEVAWVPSGGKNFEDFATRLKEHLKRLDYLKVNYSKRILDVRAVTQFNNQGQLQVRLEKLDSDSKIYYTTDGKEPSTSSTEYVMPITLDKITTIKAVTTAGARFEEKFFIHRAKGKSYTYANAPAEGVDTDKKKLTDGQVAQSPRNSAEWVRMTGKDFEITIDLGEVKPVTKVSANFLKVIMNNVFPPTSVEIGLSRDGESFKDALAQPVKYALEGPWEIMPVVADFKTARARYIRIRAKNAGPAPEGHPSAGRPTTIAMDEVVVD from the coding sequence ATGAAAAGACTACTTGTTTTCTTTACACTTTGTACCTTACACGTTACACTTCTTCAAGCGCAGGAAAATACCTATAACCTGATTCCTTTTCCGGCACAATTCAATGGCGGTGAAGGAGCATTTACACTTAATGCACAAACCAAGATCGTTGTTGGGGCCAAAGATGTGACATTGAAGCCCATCGCGCAGAGTTTAGCAACTACGCTCAAAACCGCCTCAACACTGATGTTGCCCATTGTGGCCACGATGGCTCCAACTGCCAAAAATGTGATCTACATTCGCCAAAATAAATCCCTGGGGCTCGGAACGGAAGGCTATAAACTCATTGTAAGCGCCGACCGGGTAACGCTCGACGCCGCTACACCGCAAGGCGCTTTTTATGGATTACAGACCATTCTGCAATTACTGCCGACGGCCGTTTTCAGTCCTGCTCCCGTGGAGAATGTATCTTGGTCGATGCCCGTTTGTCAGATTCAGGATAAACCGCGCTTCGTGCATCGGGGCCTGATGTTGGACGTAGGAAGACACTTCATGCCCGTTTCCTTCATCAAAAAATACATTGACTTGCTGGCCGCCCACAAAATGAACGTATTTCACTGGCATTTGACCGAGGACCAAGGCTGGCGCATTGAGATAAAGAAGTACCCTAAATTGACCCAAGTTGGCTCAAAACGCAAAGAAACACTCGTAGGCCAATATTCGGAAAATTACCCCCAAAAGTTTGACGGGAAAGAAAACGGCGGTTTTTATACCCAAGCTGAAATCAAAGACGTGGTGAAATACGCTCAATCCAGATACGTGACCATCATCCCCGAAATCGAAATGCCCGGACACTCATCCGCGGCGTTGGCGGCCTATCCTGAGTTGGGGTGCGAACCTTCCAAAAACTATCAGGTAGCCACCAAATGGGGCGTCATGAACGATGTCTATTGTCCCACGGAAAAAACCTTTACGTTCTTGCAGGATGTATTGACGGAGGTGTTTGCCTTATTTCCGGGCAAATACATTCATATTGGCGGGGATGAGGCACCCAAAGAGGCTTGGAAACAGAGCGCTTTTTGTCAGGAGTTGATCAAAAAGCTGAACCTGAAAGACGAGCACGAGCTGCAAAGCTATTTTATTAAACGCATTGAAAAGTTCGTAAATTCCAAAGGTCGGGCCATTATTGGCTGGGATGAAATTCTGGAAGGCGGCATAGCGCCCAACGCTACCGTGATGAGCTGGCGCGGCACGCAGGGAGGCATTGAAGCTGCCAAACAAAAGCACAACGTCATCATGACGCCCAATACGTATTATTACCTCGACTATTATCAGGCCAATCCTGCCAAAGAACCGTTGGCTATCGGCGGGTATTTGCCCATTGAAAAAGTGTACGAATATGACCCCGGAGCAGGATTTACGGCGGAAGAACAAAAGTATATTCTGGGCATTCAGGGCAACGTTTGGACGGAATACATGCCTAACTCAGCGCAGGTAGAATACATGACGTTTCCACGGGCAACAGCCATTGCGGAAGTAGCTTGGGTGCCGTCGGGAGGTAAAAATTTTGAAGATTTTGCCACGCGTTTGAAAGAACATTTAAAACGATTGGATTATTTGAAAGTCAATTATTCCAAACGAATTCTGGACGTACGGGCCGTGACGCAGTTCAATAATCAGGGACAATTACAGGTGAGGTTAGAGAAACTGGATTCCGACAGCAAAATTTATTATACCACTGATGGCAAAGAACCCTCGACGAGTTCGACCGAATATGTAATGCCTATTACACTGGATAAAATCACGACGATCAAGGCCGTTACTACGGCAGGAGCGCGATTTGAAGAGAAGTTTTTTATTCACCGTGCTAAAGGAAAGTCGTATACCTATGCTAATGCTCCCGCCGAAGGCGTGGATACAGATAAAAAGAAACTCACCGACGGCCAAGTGGCGCAAAGCCCCCGAAACAGCGCCGAATGGGTACGCATGACGGGCAAAGATTTTGAAATAACGATTGATTTGGGAGAAGTAAAACCCGTGACCAAAGTATCGGCTAATTTCCTCAAAGTGATCATGAACAACGTGTTTCCGCCTACCTCGGTCGAAATCGGCCTTTCGCGTGATGGTGAAAGCTTCAAAGATGCACTGGCACAACCTGTAAAGTATGCGCTTGAAGGGCCTTGGGAAATTATGCCCGTAGTGGCCGACTTCAAAACGGCCCGTGCCCGCTATATTCGAATACGTGCCAAAAATGCCGGTCCGGCTCCCGAGGGGCATCCTTCAGCGGGTCGGCCTACTACCATTGCCATGGATGAAGTTGTCGTTGATTAA
- the rpoC gene encoding DNA-directed RNA polymerase subunit beta', whose product MSFKKNKKINSDFSRITISLASPESILESSYGEVTQPETINYRTYKPEMGGLFCERIFGPVKDWECHCGKYKRIRYKGIICDRCGVEVTEKKVRRERMGHIELVVPVAHIWYFRSLPNKIGYLLGLSTKKLDQIIYYERYVVVQPGIKAEDGVNKMDFLTEDEYLDIVDKLPRENQMLPDTDPNKFIAKMGADGLEMLLSRTQLDELSYELRHNAANDTSQQRKAEALKRLKVVEALRDANTRIENRPEWMVIRMVPVIPPELRPLVPLDGGRFATSDLNDLYRRVIIRNNRLKRLIEIKAPEVILRNEKRMLQEAVDSLFDNSRKVNAVRSEGNRALKSLSDMLKGKQGRFRQNLLGKRVDYSGRSVIVVGPELKLHECGLPKDMAAELFKPFIIRKLIERGIVKTVKSAKKIVDRKDPVVWDILENVLKGHPVLLNRAPTLHRLGIQAFQPKLIEGKAIQLHPLVCTAFNADFDGDQMAVHVPLGQEAVLEASMLMLSSHNILNPANGAPITVPSQDMVLGLYYVTKGRKSTPEIPIVGEGGIFYGADEVIIAINEGKLSKHAHIKCRVTVRNEDGSLEKKLVDTVAGRVLFNQFVPESVGYINELLTKKKLQQIIGHVFKIAGNARCAQFLDEIKHLGFQTAFKGGLSIGLGDIKIPDEKWQLIDGAKGEVQGVMDNFMMGLITENERYNQIIDVWTRTNTKLANTLLTQLENDQQGFNSVYMMMHSGARGSREQVRQLGGMRGLMAKPQKNLAGGVGEIIENPILSNFKEGLDVLEYFISTHGARKGLADTALKTADAGYLTRRLHDVAQDVVVNEEDCGTLRGIEISALKDNEDIVEPLAERILGRVSVHDILDPLTGELIIASGSEITEEIASRIDETSIEAVEIRSVLTCETRNGVCSKCYGRNLASGRMAENGEAVGVIASQSIGEPGTQLTLRTFHVGGVAQNIAQEASIKTKFDGKVEFEDMRTVDSTDNDGNPATIVMGRSGEIRIISETNGQVLIANNVPYGATLLVKEGQKVTKGQELCNWDPYNAVILSEFNGVIEYEAIEEGITFREEIDEQSGFQEMVIIESRDRTKNPGILVKGKSPLLTDIEEKIYNLPVGARLVIKDGAVVRTGQALAKIPRTLGKTRDITGGLPRVTELFEARNPSNPAVVSEIDGVVIYGIIKRGNREINIESKDGTRKKYLVPLSKHILVQDGDYVKAGEPLSDGAITPSDILSIKGPTAVQEYLVNEIQEVYRLQGVKINDKHIECIVRQMMQKVEIMDPGDTNFLEMQAVDKWTFREENDRVLDMKVVEDAGDSESLKPGMLISARRLRDENSTLKRRDQRLVTARDAKPAVAQPTLMGITQASLGTESFISAASFQETTKVLSEAAVRGKRDTLEGLKENVIVGHLIPAGTGARRYQKLIIGSKEDLETVTESRERSSSRRSKRELAN is encoded by the coding sequence ATGTCATTCAAGAAAAACAAGAAAATCAATAGTGACTTTTCGCGGATTACCATCAGCTTGGCGTCGCCGGAGTCTATCTTGGAGAGCTCTTATGGCGAGGTAACCCAGCCGGAGACCATCAATTATCGGACGTACAAACCTGAAATGGGCGGACTTTTCTGCGAGCGCATCTTTGGGCCGGTAAAAGACTGGGAATGTCACTGTGGTAAATATAAGCGCATTCGTTACAAGGGTATTATTTGCGACCGTTGCGGAGTAGAGGTAACGGAGAAAAAAGTACGCCGTGAACGGATGGGACACATCGAATTGGTGGTGCCCGTAGCTCATATTTGGTATTTCCGTAGCTTGCCAAACAAAATCGGTTACCTCTTGGGCCTTTCTACCAAGAAATTGGACCAAATCATTTATTACGAGCGTTATGTAGTTGTTCAGCCGGGTATTAAAGCGGAAGATGGAGTCAATAAAATGGACTTCCTGACCGAAGATGAATACCTGGACATCGTGGACAAACTGCCGCGTGAAAACCAAATGTTGCCTGACACCGATCCGAACAAATTCATCGCTAAGATGGGTGCCGACGGGTTGGAAATGTTATTGTCGCGTACACAATTGGATGAATTGTCTTATGAACTGCGCCACAACGCAGCCAATGATACCTCACAACAGCGTAAAGCGGAAGCGCTGAAGCGTCTGAAAGTAGTGGAAGCCCTTCGTGATGCCAATACCCGTATCGAAAACCGTCCCGAGTGGATGGTAATCCGTATGGTGCCCGTGATTCCACCGGAATTGCGTCCATTGGTGCCGTTGGATGGCGGTCGTTTTGCTACCTCCGACTTAAATGACCTGTATCGTCGCGTGATCATTCGTAACAACCGTTTGAAGCGTTTGATCGAGATCAAAGCACCTGAGGTGATCTTGCGTAACGAAAAACGGATGTTGCAGGAAGCGGTTGACTCATTATTTGACAACAGCCGAAAAGTGAACGCCGTTCGTTCCGAAGGTAACCGTGCTTTGAAATCCCTTTCCGATATGTTGAAAGGAAAGCAGGGCCGTTTCCGTCAAAACTTATTGGGTAAACGTGTTGACTACTCCGGTCGTTCGGTAATCGTGGTAGGTCCTGAGCTCAAATTGCACGAGTGCGGACTTCCCAAAGACATGGCGGCAGAGTTATTCAAACCGTTTATTATCCGTAAACTGATCGAACGCGGAATCGTAAAAACGGTAAAATCAGCGAAGAAAATCGTTGACCGCAAAGACCCCGTCGTATGGGATATCTTGGAAAACGTGTTGAAAGGGCACCCTGTGTTGCTCAACCGTGCTCCAACCCTGCACCGTTTGGGTATTCAGGCGTTCCAACCTAAGTTGATCGAAGGAAAAGCCATTCAGCTACACCCACTCGTCTGTACAGCCTTCAACGCCGACTTTGACGGTGACCAGATGGCGGTTCACGTACCGCTGGGCCAGGAAGCGGTGTTGGAAGCATCTATGCTGATGCTTTCGTCACACAACATCCTGAACCCTGCCAACGGCGCGCCGATCACCGTACCTTCACAAGACATGGTATTGGGCTTGTATTACGTGACCAAAGGACGTAAGTCAACGCCCGAGATTCCTATCGTTGGAGAGGGAGGTATATTTTATGGAGCAGACGAGGTCATCATTGCCATCAACGAAGGCAAGCTGTCTAAACATGCTCATATTAAATGCCGCGTGACGGTTCGTAACGAAGATGGTTCGCTGGAGAAGAAATTGGTCGATACCGTTGCCGGTCGAGTACTTTTCAACCAGTTTGTGCCTGAATCGGTAGGATACATCAATGAATTGTTGACAAAGAAAAAATTGCAGCAAATCATCGGTCACGTATTCAAAATTGCGGGTAACGCGCGTTGTGCTCAGTTCCTGGATGAAATCAAGCACTTAGGTTTCCAGACTGCCTTCAAAGGTGGGTTGTCGATCGGTTTGGGTGATATCAAGATCCCTGACGAAAAATGGCAGCTTATTGACGGAGCCAAAGGCGAAGTTCAGGGTGTGATGGACAACTTCATGATGGGTCTGATCACGGAAAACGAGCGATATAACCAGATTATTGACGTTTGGACGCGTACCAACACCAAGTTGGCCAACACGCTCCTGACGCAATTGGAAAATGACCAACAGGGATTCAACTCAGTATATATGATGATGCACTCGGGAGCACGCGGTTCTCGGGAGCAGGTACGTCAGTTGGGGGGTATGCGCGGTCTGATGGCTAAGCCTCAGAAAAACCTGGCGGGTGGCGTAGGAGAGATCATTGAAAACCCGATCCTGTCAAACTTTAAAGAAGGTCTTGACGTATTGGAGTACTTTATCTCTACCCACGGTGCACGTAAAGGTTTGGCGGATACCGCTTTGAAAACGGCCGATGCAGGTTACCTGACGCGTCGTTTGCACGATGTGGCACAGGATGTAGTTGTCAACGAAGAAGATTGCGGTACCCTGCGCGGTATTGAGATCTCGGCGTTAAAAGACAACGAAGACATCGTTGAGCCATTGGCAGAACGTATTCTGGGTCGTGTATCGGTTCATGATATTTTAGATCCGCTTACCGGGGAGCTGATTATCGCCTCCGGAAGTGAAATCACGGAAGAAATTGCATCTCGCATCGACGAAACCAGCATCGAAGCCGTTGAAATCCGCTCAGTATTGACCTGCGAAACCCGCAACGGGGTTTGCTCAAAATGCTATGGACGCAACCTGGCTTCGGGACGTATGGCCGAAAATGGTGAAGCGGTTGGGGTAATTGCCTCACAGTCCATCGGTGAGCCGGGTACGCAGCTGACCCTTCGTACTTTCCACGTGGGTGGGGTTGCGCAAAATATTGCGCAGGAAGCCTCCATTAAAACCAAATTTGACGGTAAAGTGGAATTTGAGGACATGCGTACGGTAGACTCCACTGATAATGACGGAAACCCTGCGACCATCGTAATGGGACGTTCGGGTGAAATTCGCATCATCAGTGAGACTAACGGACAGGTGTTGATCGCCAACAACGTACCTTACGGGGCTACATTGTTGGTAAAAGAAGGACAAAAAGTAACCAAAGGACAGGAACTTTGTAACTGGGATCCGTACAACGCCGTTATCTTATCAGAATTTAACGGGGTGATCGAATACGAAGCGATCGAAGAAGGGATTACCTTCCGTGAAGAAATCGACGAGCAGTCGGGCTTCCAGGAAATGGTAATCATCGAAAGTCGTGACCGTACTAAGAACCCGGGTATTTTGGTGAAAGGGAAAAGTCCGCTTTTGACCGATATCGAAGAGAAGATCTATAACTTACCGGTAGGTGCCCGTTTGGTAATCAAAGACGGTGCCGTGGTGAGAACAGGTCAGGCCTTGGCGAAAATTCCGCGTACGTTGGGTAAAACCCGCGATATTACGGGAGGTTTGCCACGGGTAACGGAATTGTTTGAAGCCCGTAACCCGTCTAACCCTGCGGTTGTATCTGAAATCGACGGGGTGGTTATTTACGGTATTATCAAACGCGGTAACCGTGAGATCAACATCGAGTCGAAAGACGGTACTCGTAAAAAATACCTTGTGCCGTTGTCGAAACACATTCTGGTACAGGACGGTGACTACGTAAAAGCCGGTGAGCCGCTTTCAGACGGAGCTATCACACCGAGTGATATTCTTTCCATCAAAGGGCCAACCGCTGTACAGGAGTACCTCGTTAACGAAATCCAGGAGGTTTACCGCTTACAGGGGGTAAAAATCAACGATAAGCATATTGAGTGTATCGTACGCCAGATGATGCAGAAGGTTGAAATTATGGATCCGGGCGATACTAACTTCCTCGAAATGCAGGCCGTAGATAAGTGGACATTCCGCGAAGAAAACGACCGCGTTCTTGACATGAAGGTAGTGGAAGATGCCGGCGATTCAGAATCCCTTAAGCCGGGTATGTTGATTTCAGCACGTCGTTTGCGTGACGAAAACTCAACCCTCAAGCGTCGTGACCAACGTTTGGTGACGGCCCGTGATGCCAAACCTGCGGTGGCTCAACCTACGCTGATGGGTATTACGCAGGCGTCTTTGGGTACGGAAAGCTTTATCTCTGCGGCGTCGTTCCAGGAAACGACCAAAGTATTGAGCGAAGCGGCCGTACGCGGAAAACGCGATACCCTCGAAGGCCTGAAGGAAAACGTGATCGTAGGTCACCTGATTCCGGCCGGTACAGGAGCCCGTCGTTACCAGAAGCTCATCATCGGTTCGAAAGAAGACCTCGAAACAGTGACTGAGTCACGCGAACGCAGCAGTTCACGCCGCAGCAAACGCGAATTAGCGAATTAA
- a CDS encoding Crp/Fnr family transcriptional regulator translates to MSILNISKGEIVQLPNEQKHKIIHVINGLLRMYVVDDKGKEHIFMFAPEGWTLSDFAAIAESKASNFFIDAIENSQIEIFTKGINEKLPDTLDEYVNQTIDLMGKRIATLQNRVVMLLSFSALDRYRQFLTTYPNIVSRVPQKMIASYLGITPQALSKIRGQKNTTKPIY, encoded by the coding sequence ATGAGTATCTTAAATATTTCAAAAGGCGAAATAGTTCAATTACCCAATGAACAAAAACATAAAATCATTCATGTAATAAATGGATTACTGAGAATGTATGTAGTAGACGATAAGGGCAAAGAACACATTTTTATGTTTGCACCTGAAGGCTGGACTTTATCCGATTTTGCAGCCATTGCAGAAAGCAAAGCAAGTAATTTTTTTATTGACGCTATCGAAAATTCTCAAATAGAAATCTTCACAAAGGGTATAAACGAAAAACTTCCTGATACATTAGATGAATATGTAAATCAAACCATTGATTTAATGGGAAAAAGGATAGCGACTCTTCAAAATAGGGTTGTAATGTTACTGAGTTTTTCGGCATTAGACAGATACAGGCAATTTCTTACTACTTACCCAAACATTGTCAGTAGAGTGCCACAAAAAATGATTGCTTCTTATTTAGGTATCACACCGCAAGCACTCAGCAAAATCAGAGGACAAAAAAACACAACGAAGCCGATTTATTAA